From a single Acidimicrobiales bacterium genomic region:
- a CDS encoding cytochrome P450 yields the protein MSELENANFFTDRSIQDDPYPYFDWVREQGPVWRDARYGLFVITGHEEAMAVYADPASFPPNDPPSGTFSSCNVVSGPFVKFSAPVVGDDISDIILKYRHELPFSDQLPSFDAPGHTAHRHLLLGLITPKRLKENEEFMWLFADRLIDGFADEGSCEVIGAYAEPFTLTVIADLEGVPESDHSLFRDQLSTVHQEEIAHKPLEFLYARFSEYIEDRRQKPRKDVLTGLAAATFPDGSTPEVKDAALIAANLFAGGQETTVRLLSFALRMLGERPDLQKLVRDDRDRIPNFIEETLRLESPLRTQFRMARVPTKLAGVDIPAGGTVMLVPGACNRDPRVFENPYEFDINRANARQHIAFGHGNHTCAGAPLARAEGRVTINRFLDRTTDITISDEHHGPAGARQYDYLPTFFLRGLEYLHLDLAP from the coding sequence ATGAGTGAGCTCGAGAACGCCAACTTCTTCACCGACCGATCAATTCAAGATGACCCCTACCCCTACTTCGATTGGGTGCGGGAGCAGGGCCCGGTATGGCGGGACGCTCGTTACGGCCTGTTCGTGATCACGGGTCATGAGGAGGCGATGGCGGTTTATGCGGACCCCGCGTCGTTTCCACCGAATGACCCGCCGTCGGGGACGTTCTCATCGTGCAACGTGGTGAGCGGGCCCTTCGTCAAATTCTCCGCGCCGGTGGTGGGCGACGACATCAGTGACATCATCCTGAAATACCGGCACGAGCTGCCCTTCAGCGACCAGCTCCCTTCGTTCGACGCGCCGGGCCACACGGCGCATCGCCACCTGCTGTTGGGGCTCATCACGCCGAAGCGGCTGAAGGAGAACGAGGAATTCATGTGGCTATTCGCCGACCGCCTCATCGATGGGTTCGCCGATGAGGGATCGTGCGAGGTGATCGGCGCCTACGCGGAGCCCTTCACCCTCACCGTCATCGCCGACCTCGAGGGCGTACCCGAGTCCGATCACTCCCTCTTTCGGGATCAGCTGTCGACGGTTCACCAGGAGGAGATCGCTCACAAGCCGCTCGAGTTCCTCTACGCACGATTTAGCGAGTACATCGAGGATCGCCGCCAGAAGCCTCGAAAAGATGTACTGACCGGCCTGGCCGCCGCGACGTTCCCGGACGGCTCGACGCCGGAAGTGAAGGACGCTGCGCTCATTGCCGCCAACCTCTTCGCCGGCGGTCAGGAGACGACGGTGCGGCTGCTCTCCTTCGCGCTCCGGATGCTGGGCGAGCGGCCCGACTTGCAGAAGCTCGTCCGTGACGATCGTGACCGCATCCCCAACTTCATCGAGGAGACGCTTCGGCTCGAGAGCCCTCTCCGAACGCAGTTCCGAATGGCACGCGTCCCCACCAAGCTCGCCGGCGTCGACATCCCCGCAGGCGGAACGGTCATGCTCGTGCCCGGTGCCTGCAACCGTGATCCTCGAGTGTTCGAGAACCCGTACGAGTTCGACATCAACCGTGCGAACGCCCGACAGCACATCGCCTTTGGGCATGGCAACCACACCTGTGCGGGGGCGCCGCTCGCCCGGGCCGAGGGTCGGGTGACGATCAACCGCTTCCTCGATCGGACAACAGACATCACGATTTCCGACGAGCACCATGGTCCGGCAGGCGCTCGACAGTACGACTACCTGCCGACCTTCTTCCTCCGTGGCCTCGAATACCTTCACCTGGACCTGGCCCCGTGA
- a CDS encoding SDR family oxidoreductase encodes MRLQELAGNVAIVTGGAAGIGQATAELLAAEGASVVIADLDEDRGHEVASRIGDGAAFWQTDVSDADQVQALVDFAVERFGGLDIMFNNAGIGSPLKRFLPDDLEDFSRIMSVNLFGVLAGSQRAARYMKDNGGGSIINNASIAAVNAGAGMISYRASKAAVAHVTKCMAIDLAPYGIRVNCLTPAHIRTGITTYEMGPVLRYMQPLEREARSEDVANAVVFLASERAAQVTGIVFPIDGGTTAGPPYAQTKLIMSTANPPEGSSPSSS; translated from the coding sequence ATGAGGTTGCAGGAGCTCGCCGGAAACGTAGCGATCGTGACGGGTGGTGCGGCCGGCATCGGTCAGGCGACCGCCGAGCTGCTCGCGGCCGAGGGAGCGAGCGTCGTCATCGCGGACCTCGACGAGGACCGAGGCCACGAGGTCGCCTCGCGAATCGGTGACGGTGCCGCCTTCTGGCAGACCGATGTGAGCGATGCGGACCAGGTGCAGGCACTGGTGGACTTCGCCGTCGAACGCTTCGGCGGCCTCGACATCATGTTCAACAACGCGGGAATCGGTAGCCCGCTCAAGCGGTTCCTGCCGGACGATCTCGAGGACTTCTCCCGCATCATGAGTGTGAACCTCTTCGGGGTGCTCGCCGGCTCGCAACGCGCGGCGCGGTACATGAAGGACAACGGCGGTGGATCGATCATCAACAACGCTTCCATCGCTGCCGTCAACGCGGGCGCCGGCATGATCTCCTACCGGGCCTCGAAGGCAGCCGTGGCCCATGTCACCAAGTGCATGGCCATCGACCTCGCCCCTTACGGCATTCGGGTCAACTGTCTCACACCGGCGCACATCCGCACGGGCATCACCACGTACGAGATGGGGCCGGTGCTGCGCTACATGCAACCGCTCGAACGAGAGGCGCGGTCCGAAGACGTCGCCAACGCCGTGGTGTTCCTTGCCAGCGAGCGCGCCGCGCAGGTCACCGGGATCGTGTTCCCGATCGACGGCGGTACGACCGCCGGACCGCCGTATGCGCAGACAAAGCTGATCATGTCGACGGCGAATCCGCCGGAGGGCTCGTCACCCAGTTCGTCGTGA